One stretch of Pseudomonadota bacterium DNA includes these proteins:
- a CDS encoding methyl-accepting chemotaxis protein has product MMRNLNLKTKLYAGFGVTILIAAVLAGYAVWSGLSNSGSFNEYRQAALSTATSTRAASAALNMRLETKQFRAGLVEDPLPVINAEAATLRNIEAEMYERGLQQAEAFGEALRFVDFYIDAVNRAQQHQSDADRLVEEQFNPLATSIRQVITELLDSAHVDRRWSDAVHAGRAVQDLLLARSYAGRYLLGGDPEDKQRVLRELDELDTSMQQLVRLSTNSRQAALAEQVQVDAARYRALFLQVAELNELRNAVYKSELDAMGSAIVDQVLLVADTARAEQDRIGPILQDGFTAQKLTSVLVGAVGVVAAMVIGVLLAQSISGPIVQMTGVMRALREKDLTVDVPATDRADEIGTMARSVDVFKQSMIETERLRAEQAADDERERQRQKVITDAIAEFEASASGAITSVVSAAGQMEASAEALSLMADEQKMQSHTVASASEEASQNIQTVASAAEELSASIAEIGQQVGRSATMSRDAVIDSEKTSEEVRSLAETAEKIGEVVNLIRDIAEQTNLLALNATIEAARAGDAGKGFAVVATEVKALAEQTAKATEQIGSQVSAIQSATSVSVESIQTITGKITAMDEVAAAIAAAVEEQGSATQDIARSVQQVSVGTDEVSRNITGVSEVALETGSASTQVHGSAQTVAAQAADMRQHIEVFLGRIRAA; this is encoded by the coding sequence ATGATGCGCAATTTAAACCTAAAAACTAAGCTTTACGCCGGGTTCGGCGTTACAATCCTCATCGCCGCTGTGCTTGCGGGCTATGCGGTTTGGTCTGGCCTGAGCAACTCCGGTAGTTTCAACGAGTACCGTCAAGCGGCGCTGAGCACAGCAACATCCACGCGTGCAGCCTCCGCCGCCTTGAACATGCGGCTTGAAACCAAGCAATTTCGCGCTGGACTGGTGGAGGATCCACTGCCTGTCATCAATGCTGAGGCTGCCACCTTACGTAACATCGAAGCAGAAATGTACGAGCGCGGCCTGCAGCAGGCAGAGGCATTCGGCGAAGCTTTGCGGTTTGTCGACTTCTACATAGATGCAGTCAACCGAGCACAGCAGCATCAGTCCGATGCCGATCGCCTTGTGGAAGAACAATTCAATCCGCTCGCTACAAGCATCCGCCAGGTCATAACCGAGCTGCTCGATAGCGCCCACGTTGATCGTCGCTGGTCCGACGCTGTGCATGCGGGCCGGGCGGTCCAGGATCTGCTGCTGGCCCGGTCGTATGCTGGCCGCTATTTGCTGGGTGGCGACCCGGAAGACAAGCAGCGGGTGCTGCGTGAGCTCGACGAATTGGATACGTCCATGCAGCAGCTTGTCCGGCTGAGCACAAACTCCCGGCAGGCTGCCCTTGCTGAGCAGGTGCAAGTGGATGCTGCGCGTTACCGCGCTCTGTTCCTTCAGGTTGCCGAGCTCAACGAGCTGCGCAACGCGGTTTACAAGTCCGAACTTGATGCGATGGGCAGTGCCATCGTCGACCAAGTGTTGCTGGTTGCCGACACTGCACGCGCAGAGCAGGACCGCATCGGCCCAATCTTGCAGGACGGGTTTACCGCGCAGAAGCTCACGTCGGTGCTTGTCGGCGCAGTCGGGGTTGTTGCGGCTATGGTCATTGGCGTGCTGTTGGCCCAATCGATCTCAGGGCCGATCGTGCAGATGACGGGGGTAATGCGGGCCTTGCGCGAGAAGGACCTGACCGTCGATGTTCCTGCCACCGATCGTGCCGACGAGATCGGGACGATGGCGCGGTCCGTTGATGTGTTCAAACAGTCGATGATCGAAACTGAGCGGCTTCGTGCTGAGCAGGCCGCCGATGATGAGCGCGAGCGCCAGCGCCAAAAAGTCATCACAGACGCCATCGCTGAGTTTGAGGCGAGTGCTTCCGGGGCTATCACGTCAGTCGTCTCAGCAGCCGGCCAGATGGAGGCGTCTGCTGAAGCTTTGTCATTGATGGCTGATGAGCAGAAAATGCAGTCGCACACCGTCGCAAGCGCTTCGGAAGAAGCGAGCCAGAATATTCAGACGGTCGCTAGTGCCGCCGAAGAGCTGTCGGCGTCGATCGCGGAGATTGGTCAGCAGGTCGGCAGATCTGCGACAATGTCACGTGACGCGGTGATCGACTCCGAAAAAACCTCCGAAGAGGTTCGGTCGCTCGCCGAAACGGCTGAAAAAATTGGCGAAGTGGTCAACCTCATTCGCGACATTGCTGAGCAGACCAACCTTCTGGCACTGAATGCGACCATTGAGGCCGCACGCGCCGGGGACGCCGGTAAAGGGTTTGCTGTCGTGGCGACCGAAGTCAAAGCGCTGGCTGAGCAAACAGCCAAGGCAACCGAACAGATCGGTAGCCAAGTGTCAGCCATCCAGTCAGCGACTTCCGTGTCCGTTGAATCGATCCAGACGATCACGGGCAAGATCACTGCGATGGATGAGGTTGCTGCGGCCATCGCAGCGGCGGTTGAGGAACAGGGTTCCGCAACACAGGATATTGCGCGTTCAGTTCAACAGGTTTCTGTCGGTACGGACGAGGTCTCGCGGAATATCACTGGCGTAAGCGAGGTTGCGCTTGAAACGGGCAGTGCTTCAACGCAAGTGCACGGTTCGGCGCAGACGGTAGCTGCGCAGGCTGCGGACATGCGCCAGCATATCGAAGTTTTCCTGGGACGTATCCGCGCCGCCTAA
- the cobS gene encoding cobaltochelatase subunit CobS, with the protein MTVAVPAAPAPQHTVPDTPINVREVFGVDTDMQVMGFAQADEHVPDFDPDYIFDKDTTLAILAGFVHNRRVMIQGYHGTGKSTHIEQVAARLNWPCVRVNLDSHISRIDLVGKDAIVIRDGNQITEFKDGILPWALQTNTALVFDEYDAGRPDVMFVIQRVLEVSGRLTLLDQNRVIRPHPSFRLFATANTIGLGDTSGLYHGTQQINQGQMDRWSVVTTLNYLPHDTEVDIVIAKATAYDTADGKEKVAAMVRLADLTRNAFINGDLSTVMSPRTVITWAQNAEIFGEIGFAFRVSFLNKCDETERPLVAEFYQRCFGEEIPDSALNVALS; encoded by the coding sequence ATGACCGTTGCCGTCCCAGCAGCACCTGCCCCCCAGCACACCGTTCCTGATACCCCGATCAACGTTCGCGAGGTCTTTGGTGTCGATACCGATATGCAAGTCATGGGCTTCGCCCAGGCCGATGAGCATGTGCCGGACTTCGATCCAGATTATATTTTCGACAAGGACACGACACTCGCGATCCTTGCAGGCTTTGTACACAACCGTCGGGTGATGATTCAGGGCTATCACGGCACCGGAAAATCTACCCACATTGAACAAGTCGCCGCGCGGCTGAATTGGCCTTGCGTGCGCGTCAATCTCGATAGCCACATCAGCCGCATCGATCTGGTAGGCAAAGACGCCATTGTCATTCGCGACGGTAATCAGATTACCGAGTTCAAGGACGGTATCCTGCCTTGGGCGCTCCAGACCAATACGGCCCTCGTATTCGACGAATACGATGCGGGACGCCCCGACGTGATGTTCGTGATCCAGCGGGTTCTCGAAGTTTCGGGGCGCCTCACGCTGCTCGACCAGAACCGCGTCATCCGCCCACACCCCTCATTCCGGCTTTTTGCGACCGCCAACACGATTGGCTTAGGGGACACATCGGGGCTCTATCACGGCACGCAGCAGATCAACCAGGGCCAGATGGACCGTTGGTCGGTCGTAACAACGTTGAACTACCTGCCTCACGACACGGAAGTGGACATCGTGATCGCCAAGGCGACCGCTTACGACACAGCTGACGGCAAGGAGAAGGTGGCGGCGATGGTGCGCCTCGCTGATCTCACGCGCAACGCCTTCATCAACGGTGACCTGTCCACCGTGATGAGCCCACGTACGGTGATCACCTGGGCGCAGAACGCTGAGATCTTTGGCGAGATCGGTTTCGCGTTCCGGGTATCGTTCCTGAACAAGTGCGACGAAACCGAGCGGCCGCTGGTCGCGGAGTTCTACCAGCGCTGCTTTGGCGAAGAGATTCCCGACAGCGCACTGAACGTCGCTCTGAGCTAG
- a CDS encoding BolA family protein translates to MSVKSVLEAKLKLAFRPDALEVQDESHQHEGHSGWKPGGETHFRVYIVAPTFKGKSRIEMHRAINEVLADELDGPVHALAIHASATGET, encoded by the coding sequence ATGTCGGTCAAATCCGTTCTGGAAGCCAAACTTAAGCTCGCCTTCAGGCCCGATGCGCTGGAGGTGCAAGACGAGTCGCACCAGCACGAGGGCCATTCAGGATGGAAGCCAGGCGGCGAAACCCACTTCAGGGTCTACATTGTTGCGCCAACGTTCAAGGGCAAATCACGGATCGAGATGCACCGGGCGATCAATGAGGTTCTCGCTGACGAACTGGACGGACCGGTCCACGCTCTGGCGATCCATGCATCGGCGACAGGCGAGACGTAA
- a CDS encoding PfkB family carbohydrate kinase: MNLAPSPPAVLAISSQVARGSVGLRAAGFALERLGVPVWKVPTIYLPWHPGQNARYGPAPRVPMSDGDVVAALDALVGAPFLEELGVILTGYFASAGQVAAVCRAIDRARESRDQLLVICDPVCADHHGTYVPAEVVDAIRAELLPRCDLATPNRFELAILAGTQDEATDNAGLIALGEKLPPDAIMVTSAFGLMHQSTGVLLVEKARDRAILAEHTRVDGAPHGTGDLFSALIAAHLALGAPMDASMNASIDKAMMQATASVFEIVARSVKAGSSELTIAAEQNALVRPMAMVTQRQLARGKPRGARAVPTPLT, from the coding sequence ATGAACCTTGCGCCATCCCCGCCTGCCGTGCTCGCCATTTCTTCACAAGTCGCGCGTGGCTCTGTGGGCTTGCGCGCGGCGGGTTTTGCCCTTGAGCGCCTTGGTGTGCCGGTCTGGAAAGTACCGACAATCTATCTGCCTTGGCATCCTGGCCAGAACGCCCGCTACGGTCCTGCGCCGCGCGTGCCCATGTCGGACGGTGATGTCGTTGCAGCACTCGACGCCCTGGTTGGCGCGCCATTTCTTGAGGAGCTGGGTGTGATCCTGACCGGCTATTTTGCCTCTGCCGGGCAGGTGGCGGCTGTATGCCGGGCCATTGATCGGGCGCGCGAAAGCCGGGACCAACTCCTCGTTATCTGTGACCCGGTCTGCGCAGACCATCATGGTACCTACGTTCCCGCCGAGGTGGTTGACGCGATCCGCGCCGAGCTTCTGCCGCGCTGTGACCTGGCCACCCCTAACCGTTTTGAACTCGCGATCCTCGCCGGTACGCAGGATGAGGCAACCGATAACGCCGGTTTGATCGCGCTGGGAGAAAAACTGCCGCCGGACGCCATCATGGTCACATCCGCGTTCGGCCTGATGCACCAGTCAACCGGTGTGCTTCTGGTCGAGAAGGCCCGAGATCGGGCGATCCTGGCCGAACACACACGCGTCGACGGCGCTCCCCACGGGACGGGGGACCTGTTCTCTGCACTCATCGCGGCCCATTTGGCCCTCGGTGCGCCCATGGATGCCTCGATGAACGCGTCGATCGACAAAGCCATGATGCAGGCCACGGCCTCGGTCTTCGAGATCGTCGCACGCTCCGTCAAAGCCGGCAGCTCGGAGCTGACAATTGCCGCCGAGCAGAACGCCCTTGTCCGGCCGATGGCCATGGTTACGCAGCGCCAACTGGCGCGGGGCAAGCCGCGTGGTGCTCGTGCCGTTCCCACACCCCTGACCTGA
- the cobT gene encoding cobaltochelatase subunit CobT has translation MVEPRHKPGGNKRGGAKSPTQHEPLKAAVSGCLKAIAGRDDVEVAFAADRPVLAGTSARLPEPPRNITAEDGAVLRGLSDAMALRLACHDTKLHKSLAPEGKDARALYDAVEQARVEAIGAGRMRGVHDNLSAMLEDKYHRGNFEEITDKADAPLEDAVALMVRERLAGMPVPKSAEKIVDIWREDVEAKAGKDLKSLADAVDDQEGFAKAIRDLLVSLDMSDDWAPDAGDNEEDEDDSDVNDDGQSDENEQDDTSGDEMSGQVEAEAAQSGEEDEAGESDASEETISEMAEGDAPDQAEEAGSPEDQRPNEGLIEPLTDYKAFITKFDEQIKVEELCDAQELERLRAFLDKQLQNLSGAVARLANRLQRRLMAQQNRGWDFDLEEGLLDTARLTRVVTDPMQPLAFKMEQDTEFRDTIVTLLIDNSGSMRGRPITVAATCADILARTLERCGVKVEVLGFTTRAWKGGQSREAWLDAGKPALPGRLNDLRHIIYKGADEPWRRSKRNLGLMMREGLLKENIDGEALEWAHARLLARPEQRRILMVISDGAPVDDSTLSVNSGNYLERHLRHVIDQIETRSPINLIAIGIGHDVTRYYRRAVTIVDAEELAGAMTDQLAALFDEEAAPVSGRSSMARSRGFRRAS, from the coding sequence ATGGTTGAGCCGCGCCACAAGCCCGGCGGCAACAAGCGTGGAGGGGCCAAGTCGCCCACGCAACATGAGCCGCTTAAAGCTGCCGTTTCAGGTTGCCTGAAGGCCATCGCAGGCCGAGACGATGTGGAAGTCGCCTTCGCCGCAGATCGCCCCGTTCTTGCCGGGACATCGGCACGTTTGCCCGAACCGCCGCGCAATATAACCGCTGAGGACGGAGCGGTGTTGCGCGGGCTTTCCGACGCTATGGCACTGCGTTTGGCTTGCCATGACACGAAGCTGCACAAATCACTCGCTCCGGAGGGCAAGGACGCCCGCGCGCTCTACGACGCGGTCGAGCAGGCACGGGTGGAGGCCATCGGTGCAGGGCGCATGCGCGGCGTGCATGACAATCTGTCCGCCATGCTCGAAGACAAATATCACCGCGGCAATTTTGAAGAGATCACCGACAAGGCCGACGCCCCTCTTGAAGACGCCGTCGCACTCATGGTTCGCGAACGGCTTGCCGGCATGCCGGTGCCCAAGAGCGCCGAGAAGATCGTCGACATCTGGCGCGAGGACGTGGAAGCCAAAGCCGGCAAAGACCTGAAATCGCTCGCCGACGCGGTCGATGATCAGGAAGGTTTTGCCAAGGCAATTCGCGACCTTCTGGTTTCGCTCGATATGAGCGATGACTGGGCACCTGACGCTGGCGATAATGAGGAAGACGAGGACGATTCAGACGTCAACGATGACGGCCAGTCTGACGAGAACGAACAGGACGACACCTCCGGCGACGAGATGAGTGGCCAGGTTGAAGCTGAAGCGGCGCAGTCGGGTGAGGAGGATGAAGCGGGTGAAAGCGACGCCTCCGAAGAAACCATCTCTGAGATGGCGGAAGGCGACGCGCCGGATCAGGCAGAAGAGGCTGGAAGCCCTGAAGATCAACGTCCAAACGAAGGCCTGATCGAGCCGCTCACCGATTACAAAGCCTTCATCACCAAGTTTGATGAGCAGATCAAGGTCGAGGAGCTGTGCGACGCGCAGGAACTCGAGCGGCTGCGCGCGTTTCTCGACAAGCAGTTGCAGAACCTCTCGGGCGCTGTTGCGCGCCTCGCTAACCGATTGCAGCGACGTCTGATGGCGCAGCAAAACCGCGGCTGGGATTTCGATCTTGAAGAGGGGCTTCTGGACACCGCTCGGCTAACGCGCGTCGTCACTGATCCGATGCAGCCGCTCGCCTTCAAGATGGAGCAGGACACCGAGTTCCGCGACACGATTGTCACGCTGCTTATCGACAATTCCGGCTCCATGCGCGGCCGCCCCATCACGGTCGCCGCCACTTGCGCCGACATTCTTGCGCGGACGCTGGAGCGCTGCGGCGTCAAGGTGGAAGTGCTCGGCTTCACCACCCGCGCCTGGAAGGGCGGTCAATCGCGAGAAGCGTGGCTCGATGCAGGCAAACCCGCCCTACCCGGCCGCCTGAACGATCTGCGCCACATCATCTACAAGGGCGCGGATGAGCCCTGGCGACGGTCGAAGCGCAACCTCGGCCTCATGATGCGCGAAGGCCTGCTCAAGGAGAACATTGACGGCGAAGCGTTGGAATGGGCGCACGCGCGGCTTCTCGCGCGGCCAGAACAGCGGCGTATCCTGATGGTGATATCGGACGGCGCGCCGGTGGACGATTCAACCTTGTCGGTGAACTCCGGCAATTATCTCGAGCGCCATCTGCGGCATGTGATCGACCAGATCGAGACCCGGTCGCCGATCAACCTGATCGCCATCGGCATCGGCCACGACGTGACCCGTTACTATCGGCGCGCAGTGACGATCGTCGATGCCGAGGAGCTTGCCGGCGCGATGACCGATCAACTTGCGGCGCTGTTCGACGAAGAGGCAGCCCCTGTCTCCGGTCGCAGCTCGATGGCGCGCTCTCGGGGCTTCCGCCGTGCGTCCTAG
- a CDS encoding gamma-glutamylcyclotransferase family protein gives MRETYSATHRLASYGSLAPGRENAGQLDALKGTWTKGIVHGRLVKQGWGHWIGYPGAILSTDGEPIEVLIFTSHDLPDHWDRLDAFEGEGYRRVVAPATLESGDVIDVSIYEVRATG, from the coding sequence ATGCGTGAGACGTATTCAGCCACACACCGCCTCGCCTCATATGGTTCCCTCGCACCTGGACGGGAAAACGCGGGCCAACTTGATGCGCTCAAGGGGACGTGGACCAAGGGCATCGTCCACGGCCGGCTCGTCAAGCAGGGATGGGGCCATTGGATCGGCTATCCTGGCGCCATACTGAGCACCGACGGTGAGCCCATCGAAGTCTTAATCTTCACGAGCCATGACCTTCCGGACCACTGGGATCGCCTCGATGCCTTTGAGGGCGAGGGCTACCGGCGGGTGGTCGCGCCAGCAACACTCGAAAGCGGCGACGTCATCGACGTATCGATCTACGAGGTCCGCGCGACTGGCTGA
- a CDS encoding DUF3108 domain-containing protein — MQTNFAATRLRRIGKWSRGAAATALGLAIYFSAPIDYTSQVGFAGPAPVQADEGTLRISYAARLAGVRIGSGILSVNLADSRYAASLQARTSALGRLVSRGQGEAVARGSFRRASVIPASYDLSASEDTMTNVVRMRLSGGDIQELSAEPPLSERPDRIAVRAQHRRDVVDPVSALLMPVASAEAAIGPAACDRTIPLFDGRQRYDLALSFVRMEETEFGNGQAAVCRLRYRPIAGHRENRRTNRELAENPNIYVWLTQVSDQALVAPVRMELGLDFGKLAIQAVEWSAR, encoded by the coding sequence ATGCAGACCAACTTCGCCGCGACGCGCCTTCGCCGAATAGGAAAATGGAGCAGGGGTGCGGCGGCAACGGCATTAGGTCTTGCGATCTACTTCAGCGCGCCAATCGATTATACGTCCCAAGTCGGGTTCGCCGGCCCAGCACCGGTGCAAGCGGACGAGGGCACCCTTCGGATCAGCTACGCTGCGCGGCTGGCGGGCGTGCGTATCGGCTCAGGGATCTTGTCGGTCAATCTTGCCGACAGCCGCTATGCGGCGAGCCTTCAGGCTCGGACCAGCGCACTCGGTCGACTGGTCAGTCGTGGCCAGGGCGAAGCTGTCGCAAGAGGTAGCTTTCGCCGCGCGTCGGTTATCCCCGCAAGCTATGATCTTTCAGCCTCCGAAGACACAATGACGAATGTGGTGCGCATGCGCCTATCGGGAGGAGACATCCAAGAGCTTTCCGCCGAGCCCCCACTTTCTGAGCGGCCCGACCGTATTGCCGTTCGGGCGCAGCACCGCCGCGATGTCGTGGATCCGGTCTCGGCTCTCCTCATGCCTGTCGCCTCCGCGGAAGCTGCGATTGGCCCGGCAGCTTGCGATCGGACCATCCCGCTGTTTGACGGGCGTCAGCGCTACGATCTCGCACTATCATTCGTGCGGATGGAAGAAACCGAGTTCGGCAACGGACAGGCCGCAGTCTGCCGGTTACGCTACCGGCCGATCGCGGGCCATCGCGAAAACCGGCGCACCAACCGCGAGCTGGCCGAAAACCCCAACATCTATGTTTGGCTGACCCAGGTTTCCGACCAAGCGCTGGTGGCGCCCGTTCGCATGGAGCTGGGCCTCGATTTCGGTAAGCTGGCGATACAAGCCGTCGAGTGGAGCGCGCGTTAA
- a CDS encoding J domain-containing protein, whose translation MASNSDLFDSIRIKPRGGKRKAAEKPAKPTTRCCDWEGCEKKAEHRAPKGRNHEGEFFWFCLEHVQAYNKSYNYFSGMSDDDLSKFQKASMTGHRPTWQMGRNANAETVKKRKGPRPTASGKPRRPWADDASDPFGVFGGASASSPEAARARQKTRTVGNAARKSFSTLGLDTDSDAEAIKARFKDLAKRLHPDLNQGDRATEERLRDVIQAYNTLKASGFC comes from the coding sequence ATGGCGTCCAACTCAGATCTTTTTGATTCCATCCGCATCAAGCCACGCGGCGGCAAGCGCAAAGCAGCCGAGAAGCCTGCGAAGCCGACTACGCGCTGCTGCGACTGGGAAGGCTGCGAGAAAAAAGCGGAGCATCGCGCGCCGAAGGGGCGCAATCACGAGGGCGAGTTCTTCTGGTTCTGCCTCGAGCACGTCCAAGCCTACAACAAGAGCTACAACTATTTTTCCGGCATGTCCGATGATGACTTGTCGAAGTTCCAGAAGGCCTCAATGACGGGCCATCGCCCAACATGGCAGATGGGCCGAAACGCCAATGCCGAGACGGTCAAGAAGCGAAAGGGGCCCCGTCCCACTGCTTCGGGAAAGCCGCGACGCCCCTGGGCGGACGATGCGTCCGATCCTTTCGGCGTGTTTGGCGGAGCGTCTGCTTCGAGCCCCGAGGCGGCTCGTGCCCGCCAGAAGACCCGGACGGTTGGCAATGCGGCGCGCAAGAGCTTTTCCACCCTCGGCCTCGACACCGATTCCGATGCCGAGGCTATCAAGGCACGCTTCAAGGATCTCGCCAAACGGCTGCACCCTGACCTCAATCAGGGTGATCGTGCGACAGAAGAGCGCCTCCGCGACGTGATTCAAGCTTACAACACCTTGAAAGCCTCTGGCTTCTGCTAG
- a CDS encoding esterase-like activity of phytase family protein — MRPSVRAIGLIAVWIGASSFCGAANAQDSLIIRATPLPVFDRAVPDNRFGPLTYLGGLSLSSSHSDFEALSGLDMAGDRMLMVTDEGHWVTATLEANETGVPLGLANAMIGPLLGGDGNPLGGKATGDAEGLALIGDAVWVTAERNQPIRTYALENGSLEGAATLPLGAETPLQGRRNAGIEAIVHMERGPLRGETLIFLEKPPRSASAATAMRLLPNGQRVPFAVQRRDDFAITGAAALPDGDVLLLERRFSWDDGIFMRLRLLRASEIASGAVQGRRLLHADGGSVIDNMEGVATTEHPDGPIITLVSDDNGNFFQRTVLLRFQINGSLDQLTASTPPAPVARPASLR, encoded by the coding sequence GTGCGTCCTAGCGTCCGCGCGATCGGCTTGATCGCGGTTTGGATCGGCGCTTCCTCTTTTTGCGGTGCCGCAAACGCGCAGGATAGTTTGATCATCCGCGCGACCCCTCTGCCGGTGTTCGATCGCGCGGTTCCCGACAATCGATTCGGGCCGCTCACCTATCTTGGCGGTCTGTCGCTCTCAAGTTCTCACAGCGATTTTGAAGCGCTGTCGGGCCTCGATATGGCGGGCGACCGGATGCTCATGGTGACCGATGAGGGCCATTGGGTCACCGCAACGCTCGAGGCGAACGAGACTGGCGTGCCACTAGGACTAGCCAACGCCATGATCGGACCACTCCTTGGCGGGGACGGTAACCCTCTCGGCGGCAAGGCGACCGGCGATGCGGAAGGCTTGGCGCTGATCGGCGATGCGGTATGGGTCACGGCGGAACGCAACCAGCCTATCCGCACCTACGCTTTGGAAAACGGGAGCCTTGAAGGGGCGGCGACACTCCCCCTCGGCGCCGAAACGCCTCTTCAGGGCCGGCGCAATGCAGGTATCGAGGCCATCGTTCACATGGAGCGTGGTCCGCTGCGTGGCGAAACGCTGATCTTTCTTGAGAAGCCGCCACGCAGCGCGTCGGCAGCGACGGCGATGCGGCTGCTACCGAATGGGCAACGCGTGCCGTTTGCGGTTCAGCGGCGGGACGATTTTGCGATTACCGGGGCCGCCGCCTTACCCGACGGGGACGTCCTCCTGCTCGAGCGCCGGTTCAGCTGGGACGATGGAATCTTCATGCGGCTGAGACTGCTGCGTGCCAGCGAAATCGCTTCAGGCGCAGTTCAGGGACGGCGTCTTTTGCACGCCGACGGCGGTTCGGTCATCGACAATATGGAAGGCGTCGCCACGACCGAACACCCAGATGGCCCGATCATCACACTTGTTTCCGACGATAACGGAAATTTCTTTCAGCGAACCGTTTTGCTGCGGTTTCAGATAAACGGTTCCTTAGATCAGCTCACCGCCTCGACGCCGCCTGCGCCCGTGGCTCGCCCAGCCAGTCTGCGCTAA
- the rpmB gene encoding 50S ribosomal protein L28, translating to MARRCELTGKGVQAGNNVSHANNKTRRRFLPNLNNVSLVSDALGKTVKLRISAAALRSVEHRGGLDAFLMKASDGDLSPTALQVKKDVLKAQSA from the coding sequence ATGGCCCGTCGTTGCGAATTGACCGGTAAAGGTGTGCAAGCCGGCAACAATGTTAGCCACGCCAACAACAAGACGCGGCGTCGCTTTCTGCCAAACCTCAACAATGTCTCTCTTGTGTCGGATGCCCTGGGAAAGACGGTGAAGTTGCGCATTTCTGCTGCTGCGCTCCGCTCCGTTGAACACCGTGGCGGGCTGGACGCTTTCCTGATGAAGGCGAGCGATGGTGACCTGTCGCCGACCGCGCTTCAGGTCAAGAAAGACGTTTTGAAGGCGCAGAGCGCGTAG
- a CDS encoding CoA ester lyase, producing MSQPLRSILYMPGSNARAIDKARTLDCDGVILDLEDAVAPDAKQDARRLVAEALEQGGFGHRFMILRVNGADTPLHDEDMALARSVPADAVLIPKVNEPADVAAARTRLPDAALWAMMETPLAMLNAGAIAGEGQSDGTGLSAFVMGTNDLSKDTGARLIPGRAPMLGWLSTCIAAARAHGLSVIDGVYNSLDDADGLAGECAQGRDMGFDGKTLIHPRQIEVANTKFAPDPDEVAFARTIIDAFKQPENADKGAIRVDGKMVERLHADMARKTVEMAEAIAKRDR from the coding sequence ATGAGTCAGCCCCTCCGCTCCATCCTCTATATGCCCGGCTCCAATGCGCGCGCGATCGACAAAGCTCGCACCCTCGATTGCGACGGCGTGATCCTTGATCTTGAGGACGCAGTCGCGCCGGACGCCAAGCAGGATGCCCGACGGCTCGTCGCCGAGGCCCTTGAACAAGGCGGCTTTGGCCATCGCTTCATGATCTTGCGCGTCAACGGCGCCGACACCCCGCTTCACGACGAGGATATGGCGTTGGCCCGCTCCGTGCCGGCCGATGCCGTACTCATCCCGAAAGTCAACGAGCCCGCTGACGTCGCCGCCGCCCGCACGCGTCTTCCAGATGCGGCGCTTTGGGCCATGATGGAGACCCCTCTCGCAATGCTCAATGCCGGTGCGATCGCCGGCGAAGGCCAGTCGGATGGCACAGGGCTGTCAGCTTTCGTCATGGGTACCAACGACCTGTCAAAAGATACCGGTGCGCGGCTGATCCCCGGGCGCGCGCCCATGCTGGGCTGGCTGAGCACATGCATCGCCGCCGCCCGCGCCCACGGGCTTTCGGTTATCGATGGCGTGTATAACAGCCTTGACGACGCCGATGGCCTTGCCGGGGAATGCGCGCAAGGTCGGGACATGGGCTTTGACGGCAAGACCCTGATCCACCCACGCCAGATCGAGGTCGCGAACACGAAGTTCGCGCCCGATCCCGATGAGGTAGCGTTCGCCCGCACCATCATCGATGCCTTCAAACAGCCCGAGAACGCCGACAAGGGCGCGATCCGCGTTGACGGCAAAATGGTCGAACGGCTGCATGCAGACATGGCCCGCAAAACCGTGGAGATGGCAGAGGCTATTGCAAAGCGAGACCGTTAG
- a CDS encoding VOC family protein, translating into MIVPNLLVSNLPRSVEFYRSALGFDLMMVLTATNEMIDEPGHPEAVFATMAWGDDQLMLQTRAHLEDAGVSQPAPPAPVMSGSLYLRDFDFTERIGQIPQAHIARQPTIAWYGMRELVIEDPDGYRIVLGHRSGPPPL; encoded by the coding sequence ATGATTGTACCCAATCTCTTGGTTTCGAACCTGCCTCGCTCAGTCGAGTTTTACCGCAGCGCGCTCGGTTTCGACCTCATGATGGTCCTTACGGCAACCAACGAGATGATCGACGAACCGGGCCACCCTGAGGCTGTCTTCGCGACCATGGCCTGGGGTGATGACCAACTCATGCTGCAAACCCGTGCGCATCTGGAAGACGCAGGCGTGAGCCAGCCAGCGCCGCCAGCGCCCGTGATGAGTGGGTCACTTTATCTGCGCGACTTCGATTTCACCGAACGCATCGGCCAGATCCCGCAGGCGCACATTGCTCGCCAACCGACCATCGCCTGGTACGGCATGAGAGAACTGGTCATTGAAGACCCTGACGGCTACCGGATTGTGCTCGGTCACCGGAGCGGACCGCCACCGCTTTAG